A single genomic interval of Aedes aegypti strain LVP_AGWG chromosome 1, AaegL5.0 Primary Assembly, whole genome shotgun sequence harbors:
- the LOC5579326 gene encoding mitochondrial import inner membrane translocase subunit Tim17-A isoform X2, which translates to MEEYAREPCPYRIVDDCGGAFAMGCIGGGVFQAIKGFRNAPSGFSRRLVGSLTAIKSRSPVIAGNFAVWGGMFSTIDCTLVHFRKKEDPWNSIISGAATGGILAARNGVGAMAGSAIIGGVLLALIEGVGILFTRISAEQFRSQPIVEDPSALGDPSQNAGAAAPSSSMPFGFGKDKGFN; encoded by the exons ATGGAGGAATACGCCAGAGAACCGTGCCCGTACCGGATTGTGGACGATTGTGGTGGTGCGTTTGCGATGGGCTGTATAGGCGGTGGCGTGTTCCAGGCAATCAAAGGCTTCCGTAATGCTCCTTCAGGTTTCAGCAGACGACTG GTCGGCAGTTTGACCGCAATCAAGTCCCGTTCTCCGGTTATCGCAGGTAATTTCGCTGTCTGGGGCGGTATGTTCAGCACAATCGACTGCACCCTGGTCCACTTCCGGAAGAAGGAAGATCCGTGGAACTCGATCATCAGCGGGGCAGCCACCGGAGGAATCCTGGCGGCACGTAATGGCGTCGGTGCCATGGCAGGCAGCGCCATCATCGGTGGCGTTCTGCTCGCGTTGATCGAAGGTGTAGGAATCCTGTTTACGAGAATTTCCGCCGAACAGTTCCGTTCGCAGCCTATCGTGGAAGACCCCTCGGCACTGGGTGACCCTTCGCAGAACGCTGGTGCGGCGGCACCGTCCTCATCAATGCCATTCGGTTTCG GGAAAGATAAAGGATTCAATTAG
- the LOC5579326 gene encoding mitochondrial import inner membrane translocase subunit Tim17-A isoform X1 gives MEEYAREPCPYRIVDDCGGAFAMGCIGGGVFQAIKGFRNAPSGFSRRLVGSLTAIKSRSPVIAGNFAVWGGMFSTIDCTLVHFRKKEDPWNSIISGAATGGILAARNGVGAMAGSAIIGGVLLALIEGVGILFTRISAEQFRSQPIVEDPSALGDPSQNAGAAAPSSSMPFGFGQSGQNYQ, from the exons ATGGAGGAATACGCCAGAGAACCGTGCCCGTACCGGATTGTGGACGATTGTGGTGGTGCGTTTGCGATGGGCTGTATAGGCGGTGGCGTGTTCCAGGCAATCAAAGGCTTCCGTAATGCTCCTTCAGGTTTCAGCAGACGACTG GTCGGCAGTTTGACCGCAATCAAGTCCCGTTCTCCGGTTATCGCAGGTAATTTCGCTGTCTGGGGCGGTATGTTCAGCACAATCGACTGCACCCTGGTCCACTTCCGGAAGAAGGAAGATCCGTGGAACTCGATCATCAGCGGGGCAGCCACCGGAGGAATCCTGGCGGCACGTAATGGCGTCGGTGCCATGGCAGGCAGCGCCATCATCGGTGGCGTTCTGCTCGCGTTGATCGAAGGTGTAGGAATCCTGTTTACGAGAATTTCCGCCGAACAGTTCCGTTCGCAGCCTATCGTGGAAGACCCCTCGGCACTGGGTGACCCTTCGCAGAACGCTGGTGCGGCGGCACCGTCCTCATCAATGCCATTCGGTTTCGGTCAGTCAGGTCAAAATTACCAATAA
- the LOC5572730 gene encoding MICOS complex subunit Mic60 isoform X2 has product MYRLLVQKTLHSGSKRQSTQLLRSLSTRGASNIPQFREAGFGKVLVVLSPFLVGGGVVAYAKYDNEFRKTLVTNVPALEPVLKALLQEENPLDEVSKKLDEISSTISGYTSTVTGFFTGGSKEEEKKPEKKVDLPPVTRSKSVHVPVPSPPLPEPEPTVEKAKPSKPVAKPAAPAAPSPAPASKAAPAKATAPAAAATVPKPVAPKPAEEVPKSISDLERQIDVAAATAIKEYGKAVQVLKDYTNEVKKVVDESVDKLDSSSWVLLRNRTSARDTALKAAEDAAEDARENIEKLHRLLDSRDIKCSDELKDKARENIAAYLEHLKKAKEDVYKARNLATLGEKYWKKVETARNFFIDEIESLFPGINLSEKKLDLSKDDLDLFILHAFTQVVAHQKELQKLQIEGDQQLKRALEAVRGTDQSEAVKAQLEYEIAKEKRELNLRNQRKLLAIRAELERNLRSQMKRQSEAHTDHLADALAQKEVEMKRKFQRELDEKITTEQAAYKLQLAAMLGKLKGMDAALKGRADAEKSAHQAQALWGACQSLWSSIRSGQPGKSWREQLRPLKDEIGAVARAAEGDELVGVVLKGLPETAKNRGVYPEDALRERFIKVEQVSRRLALVPAEGARLPLYFLSFLQAALIAKPDVPISKDELEDKPFDFNKLDTYDILNRARYWLDRGDLVKTVQYMNLLQGASRKAAMDWLNEARLLLETQQAASTLMAHASSSGVRFL; this is encoded by the exons CGGCAAAGTACTCAACTGCTTCGTAGTCTAAGCACCAGAGGGGCATCCAACATCCCACAGTTCCGTGAGGCTGGTTTCGGAAAGGTGCTGGTTGTTTTGTCCCCATTCCTTGTTGGTGGAGGTGTTGTTGCGTACGCTAA ATACGACAATGAGTTTAGGAAAACGCTTGTCACAAACGTTCCAGCCCTGGAGCCGGTATTGAAGGCGCTTCTACAGGAAGAGAACCCACTGGATGAAGTGTCGAAGAAACTGGATGAAATTTCCAGCACCATCAGCGGGTACACTTCCACCGTTACCGGATTTTTCACGGGCGGCAGCAAGGAAGAGGAGAAAAAGCCAGAAAAGA AGGTTGATTTGCCACCGGTCACTCGTTCAAAATCGGTGCATGTACCTGTCCCATCTCCCCCTCTACCCGAACCGGAACCAACGGTGGAAAAAGCCAAACCATCAAAACCAGTCGCTAAACCTGCCGCTCCAGCTGCTCCTAGTCCAGCGCCTGCCTCGAAAGCTGCCCCAGCTAAGGCGACTGCGCCAGCAGCTGCTGCAACGGTTCCCAAACCGGTTGCTCCAAAACCTGCCGAAGAAGTGCCCAAATCTATCAGCGATCTAGAGCGACAGATCGATGTTGCGGCAGCAACCGCCATCAAGGAGTACGGCAAGGCTGTGCAGGTGCTCAAGGACTACACCAACGAGGtcaaaaaggtggtcgatgagtCCGTTGATAAGCTGGATTCGTCGAGTTGGGTGCTCCTGCGCAATCGCACCAGCGCACGAGATACTGCCCTGAAGGCAGCGGAGGATGCGGCTGAAGATGCCCGTGAGAATATCGAAAAGCTGCATCGCTTGCTGGACAGCCGCGATATCAAGTGTTCCGATGAGTTGAAGGATAAGGCTCGTGAAAACATTGCTGCATATCTGGAACATCTGAAGAAGGCCAAGGAAGATGTCTACAAAGCCCGCAACCTTGCTACCTTGGGTGAAAAGTACTGGAAGAAGGTAGAAACAGCGAGAAACTTTTTCATCGATGAAATCGAATCGCTGTTTCCGGGTATCAACCTGAGCGAAAAGAAACTGGATCTGTCCAAGGACGATCTGGATTTGTTCATCCTGCATGCCTTCACCCAGGTGGTGGCTCACCAGAAGGAACTGCAGAAGCTGCAGATCGAGGGTGACCAGCAGCTGAAGCGCGCCCTCGAGGCGGTGCGTGGAACCGATCAAAGCGAAGCCGTCAAGGCACAGCTCGAGTACGAAATTGCCAAGGAGAAACGCGAGCTGAACCTGCGGAACCAAAGAAAG CTGCTGGCCATTCGGGCTGAACTGGAGCGCAACCTGCGCAGTCAGATGAAGCGTCAATCGGAGGCGCACACCGACCACCTTGCCGATGCCCTGGCCCAGAAGGAGGTGGAAATGAAACGAAAGTTCCAGCGTGAGTTGGACGAAAAGATTACCACGGAACAGGCTGCCTACAAACTTCAGCTGGCCGCAATGCTGGGCAAACTCAAAGGAATGGATGCCGCCCTGAAAG GTCGTGCCGATGCCGAAAAGAGCGCCCATCAAGCCCAAGCCCTGTGGGGAGCCTGCCAATCGCTGTGGTCTTCGATTCGCTCCGGTCAACCTGGCAAATCGTGGCGCGAGCAACTGCGGCCACTGAAGGACGAAATCGGTGCCGTGGCTCGTGCCGCCGAAGGAGACGAACTGGTGGGAGTGGTGCTGAAGGGACTCCCGGAAACGGCCAAAAACCGAGGCGTATACCCCGAGGATGCCCTGCGAGAGCGCTTCATCAAGGTGGAACAAGTGTCCCGTCGTTTGGCTCTAGTGCCCGCTGAAGGTGCTCGTTTGCCCCTGTACTTCCTATCCTTCCTGCAGGCTGCCCTGATAGCCAAACCGGACGTTCCCATTTCGAAAGACGAGCTAGAAGACAAGCCGTTCGATTTCAACAAGTTAGATACGTACGACATTCTGAACCGCGCTCGCTACTGGTTGGATCGGGGAGATCTGGTCAAAACGGTCCAGTACATGAACCTGCTGCAGGGAGCATCCAGGAAAGCCGCCATGGATTGGCTGAACGAGGCCCGTTTGCTGCTGGAAACCCAACAAGCTGCAAGCACTCTGATGGCACATGCGTCCTCCAGTGGAGTTCGTTTCCTGTAA
- the LOC5572730 gene encoding MICOS complex subunit Mic60 isoform X1: protein MYRLLVQKTLHSGSKRQSTQLLRSLSTRGASNIPQFREAGFGKVLVVLSPFLVGGGVVAYAKYDNEFRKTLVTNVPALEPVLKALLQEENPLDEVSKKLDEISSTISGYTSTVTGFFTGGSKEEEKKPEKKVDLPPVTRSKSVHVPVPSPPLPEPEPTVEKAKPSKPVAKPAAPAAPSPAPASKAAPAKATAPAAAATVPKPVAPKPAEEVPKSISDLERQIDVAAATAIKEYGKAVQVLKDYTNEVKKVVDESVDKLDSSSWVLLRNRTSARDTALKAAEDAAEDARENIEKLHRLLDSRDIKCSDELKDKARENIAAYLEHLKKAKEDVYKARNLATLGEKYWKKVETARNFFIDEIESLFPGINLSEKKLDLSKDDLDLFILHAFTQVVAHQKELQKLQIEGDQQLKRALEAVRGTDQSEAVKAQLEYEIAKEKRELNLRNQRKLLAIRAELERNLRSQMKRQSEAHTDHLADALAQKEVEMKRKFQRELDEKITTEQAAYKLQLAAMLGKLKGMDAALKEIDDEMKGRADAEKSAHQAQALWGACQSLWSSIRSGQPGKSWREQLRPLKDEIGAVARAAEGDELVGVVLKGLPETAKNRGVYPEDALRERFIKVEQVSRRLALVPAEGARLPLYFLSFLQAALIAKPDVPISKDELEDKPFDFNKLDTYDILNRARYWLDRGDLVKTVQYMNLLQGASRKAAMDWLNEARLLLETQQAASTLMAHASSSGVRFL, encoded by the exons CGGCAAAGTACTCAACTGCTTCGTAGTCTAAGCACCAGAGGGGCATCCAACATCCCACAGTTCCGTGAGGCTGGTTTCGGAAAGGTGCTGGTTGTTTTGTCCCCATTCCTTGTTGGTGGAGGTGTTGTTGCGTACGCTAA ATACGACAATGAGTTTAGGAAAACGCTTGTCACAAACGTTCCAGCCCTGGAGCCGGTATTGAAGGCGCTTCTACAGGAAGAGAACCCACTGGATGAAGTGTCGAAGAAACTGGATGAAATTTCCAGCACCATCAGCGGGTACACTTCCACCGTTACCGGATTTTTCACGGGCGGCAGCAAGGAAGAGGAGAAAAAGCCAGAAAAGA AGGTTGATTTGCCACCGGTCACTCGTTCAAAATCGGTGCATGTACCTGTCCCATCTCCCCCTCTACCCGAACCGGAACCAACGGTGGAAAAAGCCAAACCATCAAAACCAGTCGCTAAACCTGCCGCTCCAGCTGCTCCTAGTCCAGCGCCTGCCTCGAAAGCTGCCCCAGCTAAGGCGACTGCGCCAGCAGCTGCTGCAACGGTTCCCAAACCGGTTGCTCCAAAACCTGCCGAAGAAGTGCCCAAATCTATCAGCGATCTAGAGCGACAGATCGATGTTGCGGCAGCAACCGCCATCAAGGAGTACGGCAAGGCTGTGCAGGTGCTCAAGGACTACACCAACGAGGtcaaaaaggtggtcgatgagtCCGTTGATAAGCTGGATTCGTCGAGTTGGGTGCTCCTGCGCAATCGCACCAGCGCACGAGATACTGCCCTGAAGGCAGCGGAGGATGCGGCTGAAGATGCCCGTGAGAATATCGAAAAGCTGCATCGCTTGCTGGACAGCCGCGATATCAAGTGTTCCGATGAGTTGAAGGATAAGGCTCGTGAAAACATTGCTGCATATCTGGAACATCTGAAGAAGGCCAAGGAAGATGTCTACAAAGCCCGCAACCTTGCTACCTTGGGTGAAAAGTACTGGAAGAAGGTAGAAACAGCGAGAAACTTTTTCATCGATGAAATCGAATCGCTGTTTCCGGGTATCAACCTGAGCGAAAAGAAACTGGATCTGTCCAAGGACGATCTGGATTTGTTCATCCTGCATGCCTTCACCCAGGTGGTGGCTCACCAGAAGGAACTGCAGAAGCTGCAGATCGAGGGTGACCAGCAGCTGAAGCGCGCCCTCGAGGCGGTGCGTGGAACCGATCAAAGCGAAGCCGTCAAGGCACAGCTCGAGTACGAAATTGCCAAGGAGAAACGCGAGCTGAACCTGCGGAACCAAAGAAAG CTGCTGGCCATTCGGGCTGAACTGGAGCGCAACCTGCGCAGTCAGATGAAGCGTCAATCGGAGGCGCACACCGACCACCTTGCCGATGCCCTGGCCCAGAAGGAGGTGGAAATGAAACGAAAGTTCCAGCGTGAGTTGGACGAAAAGATTACCACGGAACAGGCTGCCTACAAACTTCAGCTGGCCGCAATGCTGGGCAAACTCAAAGGAATGGATGCCGCCCTGAAAG AAATCGATGACGAAATGAAAG GTCGTGCCGATGCCGAAAAGAGCGCCCATCAAGCCCAAGCCCTGTGGGGAGCCTGCCAATCGCTGTGGTCTTCGATTCGCTCCGGTCAACCTGGCAAATCGTGGCGCGAGCAACTGCGGCCACTGAAGGACGAAATCGGTGCCGTGGCTCGTGCCGCCGAAGGAGACGAACTGGTGGGAGTGGTGCTGAAGGGACTCCCGGAAACGGCCAAAAACCGAGGCGTATACCCCGAGGATGCCCTGCGAGAGCGCTTCATCAAGGTGGAACAAGTGTCCCGTCGTTTGGCTCTAGTGCCCGCTGAAGGTGCTCGTTTGCCCCTGTACTTCCTATCCTTCCTGCAGGCTGCCCTGATAGCCAAACCGGACGTTCCCATTTCGAAAGACGAGCTAGAAGACAAGCCGTTCGATTTCAACAAGTTAGATACGTACGACATTCTGAACCGCGCTCGCTACTGGTTGGATCGGGGAGATCTGGTCAAAACGGTCCAGTACATGAACCTGCTGCAGGGAGCATCCAGGAAAGCCGCCATGGATTGGCTGAACGAGGCCCGTTTGCTGCTGGAAACCCAACAAGCTGCAAGCACTCTGATGGCACATGCGTCCTCCAGTGGAGTTCGTTTCCTGTAA